In Herbaspirillum sp. WKF16, one genomic interval encodes:
- a CDS encoding DegQ family serine endoprotease, which produces MSRRIVFVRNTLAVMIAAVVGGSYVYFRGADLPSAHAATVNAPLVASNTAPVAPAGPVIAAATDFSGIVQRAGPAVVNISVTGKVKKVADDDDDADSDDPMAQFFKRFGPQLQMPRQPRVMHGLGSGFIISPDGLILTNAHVVDGAQEVVVKLTDRREFKAKVLGVDKQSDIAVIRIEARNLPTVQIGDPSRVKVGEPVLAIGSPYGFDNTATAGIVSAKSRSLPDDNYVPFLQTDVAVNPGNSGGPLFNLKGEVIGINSQIYSQTGGYQGLSFAIPIDVAMKVEQQLAQHGKVTRGRLGVSVQDLNQTLSESFGLKNAQGALVSSVEKGSPAEKAGLQPGDVILSFNGHAIDHSVDLPTLVADTAPGTSQPLEVMRGGKVRTISVKVGEMKQAKNDAPANKAENPGRLGLAVRPLDKDEQKQLGGQNGLLVEDVNGPAALAGIQSGDVILALNGTPVSSAEQLRKLASQAGKSVALLVERGDEKIFVPLTLN; this is translated from the coding sequence ATGAGCCGTCGCATCGTCTTCGTTCGCAATACCCTGGCCGTGATGATCGCCGCGGTGGTCGGCGGCAGTTATGTCTACTTCCGCGGCGCCGACCTGCCGTCCGCGCACGCGGCCACGGTCAACGCCCCGCTGGTCGCCTCCAACACCGCGCCGGTGGCGCCGGCCGGACCGGTCATCGCGGCGGCGACCGACTTCTCGGGCATCGTGCAGCGCGCCGGTCCCGCCGTGGTGAACATCAGCGTCACCGGCAAGGTCAAGAAGGTGGCCGACGACGATGACGACGCCGATTCCGACGACCCGATGGCGCAGTTCTTCAAGCGCTTCGGCCCGCAGCTGCAGATGCCGCGCCAGCCGCGCGTGATGCACGGCCTGGGTTCCGGTTTCATCATTTCGCCCGACGGCCTGATCCTGACCAATGCCCACGTGGTCGACGGCGCGCAGGAGGTGGTGGTCAAGCTGACCGACCGCCGCGAGTTCAAGGCCAAGGTGCTGGGCGTGGACAAGCAGAGCGATATCGCGGTGATCCGCATCGAGGCCAGGAACCTGCCCACGGTGCAGATCGGCGACCCTTCCCGGGTCAAGGTCGGCGAGCCGGTGCTGGCCATCGGTTCGCCCTACGGCTTCGACAACACCGCCACCGCCGGCATCGTCAGCGCCAAGTCGCGCAGCCTGCCGGACGACAACTACGTGCCATTCCTGCAGACCGATGTGGCGGTCAACCCCGGCAACTCGGGCGGCCCGCTGTTCAACCTGAAGGGCGAGGTGATCGGCATCAATTCGCAGATCTACAGCCAGACCGGCGGCTACCAGGGCTTGTCCTTCGCCATCCCGATCGATGTGGCCATGAAGGTCGAGCAGCAGCTGGCGCAGCACGGCAAGGTCACCCGCGGCCGCCTGGGCGTGTCGGTGCAGGACCTGAACCAGACCTTGTCGGAATCCTTCGGCCTCAAGAATGCGCAAGGCGCGCTGGTGTCGTCGGTGGAGAAGGGCAGCCCGGCCGAGAAGGCTGGCCTGCAGCCGGGCGATGTGATCCTGAGCTTCAACGGCCATGCGATCGATCATTCGGTGGACTTGCCTACGCTGGTGGCCGACACCGCGCCCGGCACCTCGCAGCCGCTGGAGGTGATGCGTGGCGGCAAGGTCCGCACCATCAGCGTGAAGGTCGGCGAGATGAAGCAGGCCAAGAACGACGCCCCGGCCAACAAGGCTGAAAACCCCGGTCGCCTTGGCCTGGCGGTGCGCCCGCTGGACAAGGACGAGCAAAAGCAGCTGGGCGGGCAGAACGGCTTGCTGGTGGAAGACGTCAACGGCCCGGCCGCGCTGGCCGGGATCCAGAGCGGCGACGTGATCCTGGCGCTGAACGGCACGCCGGTGTCGTCCGCCGAGCAGTTGCGCAAGCTGGCCAGCCAGGCCGGCAAGAGCGTGGCGCTGCTGGTGGAGCGCGGCGACGAGAAGATCTTCGTGCCGCTGACGCTGAACTGA
- a CDS encoding ATP-binding protein, producing the protein MNSVRNKLLLWLGLGLFSIILIAGAGLYFQARGEANQIFDYQMRQIAASLPRQAFSPISPGQQLPELEDEIMMQIWDSRGTVIYHSHARSAMPRQAELGFANVRGPNGMWRVYSAQIGSTVVQVAQPQSARDEIAAQMAVKTVAPMLLLFPLIGILAWLAVSRGLAPVRRAAAEVAARDMNSLQPLAEVGMPQEIQPLTHALNDLLARLKHSTEAQRAFVADAAHELRTPLTALRLQAQLAERAVDEEERRAAFADLKNGLERATHLVHQLLTLARQEPDAMSFTAVDLRALLGGVVSDLSSVAEHGGIDLGLSGEAQERPLQVRGNPDALRILFNNLVDNALRYTPAGGVVDVSFDTSEAGRCAVLIQDSGPGIAESEMPRVFDRFYRARRPQEQNAGRAAFGSGLGLAIVRQVADLHRVPVELKNTGRGLQAKVVFPLQA; encoded by the coding sequence ATGAATTCGGTGCGCAACAAGCTGCTGCTGTGGCTGGGCCTGGGCCTGTTTTCCATCATCCTGATCGCCGGCGCCGGCCTGTATTTCCAGGCGCGCGGCGAAGCCAACCAGATCTTCGATTACCAGATGCGCCAGATCGCGGCCTCGCTGCCGCGCCAGGCCTTCTCGCCGATCTCGCCCGGTCAGCAACTGCCCGAGCTGGAAGACGAGATCATGATGCAGATCTGGGACAGCCGCGGCACCGTCATCTACCACTCGCACGCGCGCAGCGCCATGCCGCGCCAGGCCGAGCTGGGCTTCGCCAATGTGCGCGGGCCCAACGGCATGTGGCGCGTCTACAGCGCGCAGATCGGCAGCACCGTGGTGCAGGTGGCGCAGCCGCAAAGCGCGCGCGACGAGATCGCCGCCCAGATGGCGGTCAAGACGGTGGCGCCGATGCTGCTGCTGTTCCCGCTCATCGGTATCCTGGCCTGGCTGGCGGTGAGCCGGGGCCTGGCGCCGGTGCGCCGCGCCGCCGCCGAGGTCGCCGCGCGCGACATGAACTCGCTGCAGCCGCTGGCCGAAGTGGGCATGCCGCAGGAAATCCAACCGCTGACCCATGCCCTGAACGACCTGCTGGCGCGCCTGAAGCATTCCACCGAAGCGCAGCGCGCCTTTGTGGCCGACGCCGCGCACGAATTGCGCACGCCGTTGACCGCCTTGCGCCTGCAGGCGCAACTGGCCGAACGCGCCGTCGACGAGGAGGAGCGCCGCGCCGCCTTCGCCGATCTCAAGAACGGACTGGAGCGCGCCACCCACCTGGTGCACCAGCTGCTCACGCTGGCGCGCCAGGAACCCGACGCCATGAGCTTCACGGCGGTCGACCTGCGCGCGCTGCTGGGCGGCGTGGTGAGCGACCTGTCCTCGGTGGCGGAGCACGGCGGCATCGACCTCGGCTTGTCGGGCGAGGCGCAGGAGCGGCCGTTGCAGGTGCGGGGCAATCCCGACGCCCTGCGCATCCTGTTCAACAACCTGGTCGACAACGCCTTGCGCTACACGCCCGCCGGCGGCGTGGTGGACGTGTCCTTCGATACGTCGGAGGCGGGACGATGCGCGGTGCTGATCCAGGACAGCGGCCCCGGCATCGCCGAGAGCGAGATGCCGCGCGTGTTCGACCGCTTCTACCGGGCGCGCCGCCCGCAGGAGCAGAACGCCGGGCGCGCCGCCTTCGGCAGCGGGCTGGGCCTGGCCATCGTGCGCCAGGTGGCCGACCTGCATCGGGTGCCGGTGGAATTGAAGAACACCGGTCGCGGCTTGCAGGCGAAGGTGGTCTTCCCGCTGCAAGCCTGA
- a CDS encoding response regulator — translation MRVLLVEDDPMVGEAVRKGLRQDGFAIDWVQDGKSADAALRNEDYAMLLLDLGLPQKDGLAVLRTMRERGNAIPVLITTARDAVADRVAGLDAGADDYLIKPFDLEELSARMRALLRRQSGRADSLVQVREVVLNPATHEVTVAGAPVSLSAREFTLLHAFMDRPGVVLSRAQLEEKLYGWDDSIESNAVEVHIHALRKKVGSDFIKNVRGVGYLVPA, via the coding sequence ATGCGCGTATTGCTGGTCGAAGACGATCCCATGGTGGGCGAGGCGGTGCGCAAGGGCCTGCGCCAGGACGGATTCGCCATCGACTGGGTGCAGGACGGCAAGTCGGCCGACGCCGCGCTGCGCAACGAGGACTACGCCATGCTGCTGCTCGACCTCGGCCTGCCGCAGAAGGATGGCCTGGCGGTGCTGCGCACCATGCGCGAACGCGGCAACGCCATCCCGGTGCTCATCACCACCGCGCGCGACGCCGTGGCCGATCGCGTGGCCGGGCTGGATGCCGGCGCCGACGATTACCTGATCAAGCCCTTCGACCTGGAAGAGCTCTCGGCGCGCATGCGCGCGCTGCTGCGCCGCCAGTCCGGGCGCGCCGACAGCCTGGTGCAGGTGCGCGAGGTGGTCTTGAATCCGGCCACCCATGAAGTCACCGTGGCCGGCGCCCCGGTCAGCCTGTCGGCGCGCGAGTTCACGCTGCTGCATGCGTTCATGGATCGCCCCGGCGTGGTGCTCTCGCGCGCCCAGCTGGAAGAGAAACTCTACGGCTGGGACGACAGCATCGAGAGCAACGCCGTCGAGGTCCACATCCACGCCCTGCGCAAGAAGGTCGGCAGCGACTTCATCAAGAACGTGCGCGGCGTCGGCTACCTGGTGCCGGCATGA
- a CDS encoding DUF2905 domain-containing protein produces MIRWVIVIFLAVIVFSSLLPWLEKLGIGRLPGDLRFRLFGRQFSLPFASTILLSAVVFALAKIL; encoded by the coding sequence ATGATACGTTGGGTGATCGTCATCTTTCTGGCCGTGATCGTGTTCTCCTCGCTGCTGCCCTGGCTGGAGAAACTGGGCATAGGCCGGCTGCCGGGCGACCTGCGCTTCCGCCTGTTCGGGCGCCAGTTCTCGCTGCCGTTCGCATCCACCATCCTGCTCTCGGCGGTGGTGTTCGCGCTGGCCAAGATCCTTTAG
- a CDS encoding class I SAM-dependent methyltransferase produces the protein MQLQLPEPGADAQAASHALKQLIAGEIAAAGGWISFERYMELALYAPQVGYYSGGSAKLGKDGDFTTAPEISPLFGATLAHLATELINGSQSLANVFLEFGAGTGKLAADILTELHLRGRLPEKYFIVEISAQLRARQKETLAAFAQQVEWLDALPESFSGVVVGNEVLDAMPVRLARKAGDAWLERGVAVDGAGNFRYEDRAVQDLPLAQIPEADDLPDGYLTELAPLATGFMRTLARMVANGPGAAAILPDYGFPAAEYYLHDRSAGTLMCHYRHHAHDDPFYWPGLQDITAHVDFTAMAIAAVEAGAEVLAYTSQGAFLLNAGIGELLLRTSPEQSLDYLPQANAMQKLISPAEMGELFKVLVIGKDAEWPQRMLRHDRTHRL, from the coding sequence ATGCAACTGCAACTACCAGAACCGGGCGCCGACGCACAGGCCGCCTCGCACGCCCTGAAACAGCTGATCGCCGGCGAGATCGCCGCGGCGGGCGGCTGGATTTCCTTCGAACGCTACATGGAGCTGGCGCTATATGCGCCGCAGGTCGGCTATTACAGCGGCGGCTCGGCCAAATTGGGCAAAGACGGTGATTTTACAACCGCCCCGGAAATTTCGCCCCTGTTTGGCGCGACTTTGGCGCATTTGGCGACAGAACTGATCAATGGCAGCCAATCGCTGGCCAATGTCTTCCTCGAGTTCGGGGCCGGCACCGGCAAGCTGGCGGCCGACATCCTCACCGAGCTGCACTTGCGCGGCCGCTTGCCGGAAAAATATTTCATCGTGGAAATATCGGCCCAGCTGCGCGCGCGCCAGAAGGAAACCCTGGCCGCATTCGCGCAGCAGGTGGAGTGGCTGGATGCCTTGCCGGAGAGTTTCTCCGGCGTGGTGGTGGGCAATGAAGTGCTGGACGCCATGCCGGTGCGCCTGGCGCGCAAGGCCGGCGACGCCTGGCTGGAACGCGGCGTGGCCGTCGACGGCGCCGGCAACTTCCGTTACGAGGATCGCGCGGTGCAAGACCTGCCCTTGGCGCAGATCCCCGAGGCCGACGATTTGCCGGACGGCTACCTGACCGAGCTGGCCCCGCTGGCGACCGGTTTCATGCGCACGCTGGCGCGCATGGTCGCCAACGGTCCGGGCGCGGCGGCGATCCTGCCGGACTACGGCTTCCCGGCGGCGGAATACTACCTGCACGACCGCTCGGCCGGCACGCTGATGTGCCACTACCGCCATCACGCCCACGACGATCCCTTCTACTGGCCGGGTTTGCAGGACATCACCGCCCACGTCGATTTCACCGCGATGGCGATCGCCGCCGTGGAAGCGGGCGCCGAGGTGCTGGCCTACACCAGCCAGGGCGCCTTCCTGCTCAACGCCGGCATCGGCGAACTGCTGTTGCGCACCTCGCCAGAGCAGAGCCTGGACTACCTGCCGCAAGCCAACGCCATGCAGAAGCTGATCTCGCCGGCCGAGATGGGCGAGCTGTTCAAGGTGCTGGTGATCGGCAAGGACGCCGAGTGGCCGCAGCGCATGCTGCGCCATGACCGCACGCATCGCCTGTGA
- a CDS encoding SDR family oxidoreductase, translating into MESTSPSHCTGRVALVTGAARRIGRHIALALARAGWDVAVHYNRSRDEAQQLVGEIEALGRRALAVRGELGNEDEVRDLLRQAAPLGRVGCVVNNASLFDFDDAASFGNERLLRHMSANVGAPVLLAQALYELTPEGAQAVVVNLLDQKLYNPNPDYLSYTLSKAALHSATTLLAQALAPRVRVVGVAPGLTMVSGDQTAEQFGLAHQVTPLGKSSTPEDVAAAVCYVASAPAITGTTLLVDGGQHLLPLSRDVMFVAK; encoded by the coding sequence ATGGAATCCACATCCCCCTCCCATTGCACCGGCCGCGTCGCGCTGGTGACCGGCGCGGCGCGCCGCATCGGCCGTCACATCGCGCTCGCGCTGGCGCGCGCCGGCTGGGATGTGGCCGTCCATTACAACCGCTCGCGCGACGAGGCCCAACAGCTGGTGGGCGAGATCGAGGCGCTGGGCCGGCGCGCGCTGGCCGTGCGCGGCGAGCTGGGCAATGAGGATGAGGTGCGGGATCTCCTGCGCCAGGCGGCCCCGCTGGGCCGTGTCGGCTGCGTGGTCAACAACGCCTCGCTGTTCGATTTCGACGATGCCGCCAGCTTCGGCAACGAGCGCCTGCTGCGGCACATGAGCGCCAACGTCGGCGCGCCGGTGCTGCTGGCGCAGGCGCTCTACGAGCTCACGCCCGAAGGCGCGCAGGCGGTGGTGGTCAACCTGCTGGACCAGAAACTGTACAATCCCAACCCCGATTACCTGTCGTACACGCTGTCCAAGGCGGCGCTGCACAGCGCCACCACTCTGCTGGCGCAGGCGCTGGCGCCGCGCGTGCGGGTGGTCGGCGTGGCGCCCGGCCTCACGATGGTCTCGGGCGACCAGACCGCCGAACAGTTCGGCCTGGCGCACCAGGTCACGCCCCTGGGCAAAAGCAGCACGCCGGAGGACGTGGCCGCCGCGGTCTGCTACGTCGCCTCGGCGCCGGCCATTACCGGCACCACGCTGCTGGTCGATGGCGGCCAGCATTTGCTCCCCCTTTCGCGCGACGTCATGTTCGTGGCGAAATAA
- a CDS encoding dihydroneopterin aldolase, with protein sequence MLFPAHPSLQDCRRLFLRNYEVFINIGVHEFEKKGEQRILVNVDLYVPLAETTPKADQLDEVVDYDFIRSTIARRMAQGHIHLQETLCDDVMDAMLAHPKVRAVRVSTEKPDVYPDCDSVGVETFRIKSGN encoded by the coding sequence ATGCTCTTCCCTGCCCATCCTTCCCTGCAAGATTGCCGCCGCCTGTTCCTGCGCAACTACGAGGTGTTCATCAACATCGGCGTGCACGAGTTCGAAAAGAAGGGCGAGCAGCGCATCCTGGTCAACGTGGACCTGTACGTCCCGCTGGCCGAGACCACGCCCAAGGCCGACCAGCTCGATGAAGTGGTCGACTACGACTTCATCCGCTCCACCATCGCGCGGCGCATGGCGCAGGGCCACATCCACCTGCAGGAAACCCTGTGCGACGACGTGATGGACGCCATGCTGGCGCACCCCAAGGTACGCGCGGTGCGGGTCTCGACGGAGAAGCCGGACGTCTATCCCGATTGCGATTCGGTGGGCGTGGAAACCTTCCGCATCAAGAGCGGCAACTGA
- the ttcA gene encoding tRNA 2-thiocytidine(32) synthetase TtcA, with translation MNNRLHPEATATAGQATDLKKAEKIAYENNKLHKRLCRQVGQAIGDFNMIEDGDKVMVCLSGGKDSYALLDILLTLRERAPIHFDIVAVNLDQKQPNFPADVLPAYLEKIGVPYHIENQDTYSIVKRVVPEGKTTCALCSRLRRGILYRVAGELGATKVALGHHRDDILETFFLNMFFGAKIKGMPPKLQSDDGKRIVIRPLAYVKEADLIRYADVKQFPIIPCDLCGSQENLQRKQIKGLMREWEKKFPGRVDNIFSALSTVAPSHLMDRELFGFTDLKATGEADANGDIAFDEEPCGTGGALPGGEFSSQVISLFPAD, from the coding sequence ATGAACAACCGACTCCATCCCGAAGCCACTGCGACTGCCGGCCAGGCCACCGACCTCAAGAAGGCCGAGAAGATCGCCTACGAGAACAACAAGCTGCACAAGCGCCTGTGCCGCCAGGTCGGCCAGGCCATCGGCGACTTCAACATGATCGAGGACGGCGACAAGGTGATGGTCTGCCTGTCCGGCGGCAAGGACAGCTACGCCCTGCTGGACATCCTGCTGACCCTGCGCGAGCGCGCGCCGATCCACTTCGACATCGTGGCGGTCAACCTCGACCAGAAGCAGCCGAACTTCCCGGCCGACGTGCTGCCGGCCTACCTGGAGAAGATCGGCGTGCCCTACCACATCGAGAACCAGGACACCTACAGCATCGTCAAGCGCGTGGTGCCTGAAGGGAAGACCACCTGCGCGCTGTGCTCGCGCCTGCGCCGCGGCATCCTGTACCGCGTGGCCGGCGAGCTCGGCGCCACCAAGGTCGCGCTGGGCCACCATCGCGACGACATCCTGGAAACCTTCTTCCTGAACATGTTCTTCGGCGCCAAGATCAAGGGCATGCCACCCAAGCTGCAGTCCGACGACGGCAAGCGCATCGTGATCCGCCCGCTGGCCTACGTGAAGGAAGCCGACCTGATCCGCTACGCCGACGTCAAGCAGTTCCCCATCATCCCCTGCGACCTGTGCGGCAGCCAGGAGAACCTGCAGCGCAAGCAGATCAAGGGCCTGATGCGCGAATGGGAAAAGAAATTCCCGGGCCGGGTCGACAACATCTTCTCGGCGCTGTCCACCGTGGCGCCCTCGCACCTGATGGACCGCGAACTGTTCGGTTTCACCGACCTGAAGGCTACCGGCGAAGCCGACGCCAACGGCGACATCGCCTTCGACGAGGAGCCCTGCGGCACCGGCGGCGCCCTGCCCGGCGGCGAGTTCAGCTCGCAGGTCATTTCCCTGTTCCCGGCCGACTGA
- the rfbG gene encoding CDP-glucose 4,6-dehydratase, whose protein sequence is MSNFWRDKRVFVTGHTGFKGSWLTLWLHLMGAKVSGYSLPAPTNPSLFHLARLQGCAQTTTGDVRDPKHVADTMAAVQPDIVFHLAAQPLVRDSYLTPVDTYATNVMGTAHVLEAVRNTPSVRSVVVVTSDKCYENREWLWGYREDDPMGGHDPYSSSKGAAELVTSAYRRSFFAKNPDNPVGVASVRAGNVIGGGDFAADRLIPDFIRALERDEPVSIRNPHAVRPWQFVLEPLSGYLQIGQLLFEHGGKYAEGWNFGPADTDLQTVSQLCATFNHSLQKNDVEPVEVRLEPQANAPHEAAFLRLDISKVRQRLDWIPKMELYTALELTAQWYAGYLNNEDLRTLSENQIAFYQSLT, encoded by the coding sequence ATGTCTAATTTTTGGCGCGACAAGCGCGTTTTCGTCACCGGTCACACCGGCTTCAAGGGCAGCTGGCTGACCTTGTGGCTGCATTTGATGGGAGCGAAAGTCAGTGGCTACTCCCTGCCCGCGCCGACCAATCCCAGCCTGTTCCACCTGGCGCGCCTGCAGGGCTGCGCGCAGACCACTACCGGCGACGTGCGCGACCCCAAGCATGTGGCCGACACCATGGCCGCGGTGCAGCCCGACATCGTGTTCCACCTGGCGGCGCAGCCGCTGGTGCGCGACTCCTACCTCACGCCGGTCGACACCTATGCCACCAATGTGATGGGCACCGCGCACGTGCTGGAAGCCGTGCGCAACACGCCCAGCGTACGCTCCGTGGTCGTGGTGACCAGCGACAAATGTTATGAAAACCGCGAATGGCTGTGGGGCTACCGCGAGGACGACCCGATGGGCGGCCACGACCCCTACAGCAGCAGCAAGGGCGCGGCCGAGCTGGTCACGTCGGCCTATCGCCGCTCCTTCTTCGCCAAGAACCCTGACAACCCGGTGGGCGTGGCCAGCGTACGCGCAGGCAACGTGATCGGCGGCGGCGACTTCGCGGCCGATCGCCTGATCCCCGACTTCATCCGCGCCCTGGAAAGGGACGAGCCGGTCAGCATCCGCAACCCGCATGCCGTGCGTCCCTGGCAGTTCGTGCTGGAGCCGCTGTCGGGCTACCTGCAGATCGGCCAGCTGCTCTTCGAGCACGGCGGCAAGTACGCCGAAGGCTGGAACTTCGGCCCGGCCGATACCGACCTGCAGACCGTGAGCCAGCTGTGCGCCACCTTCAACCACTCGCTCCAGAAGAACGACGTGGAGCCGGTGGAAGTGCGCCTGGAGCCGCAGGCCAACGCCCCCCACGAAGCGGCCTTCCTGCGCCTGGACATCTCCAAGGTGCGCCAGCGCCTGGACTGGATTCCGAAGATGGAGCTCTACACCGCGCTGGAGTTGACCGCGCAGTGGTACGCCGGCTACCTCAACAATGAGGACCTGCGCACGCTGTCCGAGAACCAGATCGCTTTCTACCAGAGTCTGACATAA
- the galE gene encoding UDP-glucose 4-epimerase GalE, translating into MNILVTGGAGYIGSHTCVELLKAGHEVIIFDNFCNSSPESVARVQKIAGKPVSLVKGDIRNREQLESVLREFKCEAVIHFAGLKAVGESVEQPLMYYDNNVVGTVRLLEAMETVGVKTIVFSSSATVYGDPQYLPLDEAHSLSASNPYGRSKIVVEDMLRDYHRAHPDWKIALLRYFNPVGAHESGLIGEDPGGIPNNLMPYVAQVAVGRREKLSIWGGDYATPDGTGVRDFIHVVDLANGHLAALQALTEPQCFAVNLGTGIGYSVLDVVKAYEKASGKPVPYVIAGRRPGDIASCYANPAEAKRALGWEAKLGLDAMCADSWRWQQMNPNGFKS; encoded by the coding sequence ATGAACATCCTCGTCACCGGCGGCGCCGGCTATATCGGCTCGCATACCTGCGTGGAGTTGCTCAAGGCGGGCCACGAAGTCATCATCTTCGACAATTTCTGCAACAGCAGCCCCGAATCGGTCGCGCGCGTGCAGAAAATCGCCGGCAAGCCCGTCTCGCTGGTCAAGGGCGATATCCGCAACCGCGAACAGCTGGAAAGCGTGCTGCGCGAATTCAAATGCGAGGCGGTGATCCACTTCGCCGGCCTGAAGGCCGTCGGTGAGTCGGTCGAACAGCCGCTGATGTACTACGACAATAACGTGGTCGGCACGGTGCGCCTGCTGGAGGCGATGGAAACCGTCGGCGTGAAGACCATCGTCTTCTCCTCCTCGGCCACCGTCTATGGCGACCCGCAATACCTGCCGCTGGACGAAGCGCATTCGCTGTCGGCCAGCAACCCGTACGGCCGCAGCAAGATCGTGGTCGAAGACATGCTGCGCGACTACCACCGCGCCCACCCGGACTGGAAGATCGCGCTGCTGCGCTACTTCAACCCGGTCGGCGCGCACGAGAGCGGCCTGATCGGCGAAGACCCGGGCGGCATCCCCAACAACCTGATGCCCTACGTGGCGCAGGTCGCCGTCGGCCGCCGCGAGAAGCTCAGCATCTGGGGCGGCGACTACGCCACGCCGGACGGCACCGGAGTGCGCGACTTCATCCACGTGGTCGACCTGGCCAACGGCCACCTGGCGGCGCTGCAGGCGTTGACCGAACCGCAGTGCTTCGCAGTCAACCTGGGCACCGGCATCGGCTACAGCGTGCTGGACGTGGTCAAGGCTTACGAAAAGGCATCCGGCAAGCCGGTGCCCTACGTCATCGCAGGCCGCCGCCCGGGCGACATCGCCTCGTGCTACGCCAACCCGGCCGAAGCCAAACGCGCGCTGGGATGGGAAGCCAAGCTGGGGCTGGACGCGATGTGCGCGGACTCCTGGCGTTGGCAGCAGATGAATCCGAACGGGTTCAAGTCGTAA
- the rfbB gene encoding dTDP-glucose 4,6-dehydratase: MLFVTGGSGFVGSNFIIDYLALGRDERLLNIDKLTYAGNPHNLDSVANDPRYLFSRTDICDAETMESLFDHHRPRAVVHLAAESHVDRSIASPTEFIRTNVHGTLTLLEAARRHWQRLQGEARDSFRFLHVSTDEVYGTLGPQDAPFNEATPYAPNNPYSASKAASDHLVRAFHHTYGLPVLTTHCSNNYGPYHFPEKLIPLVISNALEGKLLPLYGDGMQVRDWLYAGDHCSALREVLARGVPGETYNIGGWNEQSNLGVVHALCDALDELKPKFTGSYREQIVFVQDRPGHDRRYAIDARKIERELGWRPAEDFAGGIRKTVEWYLANPHWAGKALDGGWS; the protein is encoded by the coding sequence ATGCTCTTCGTAACAGGCGGATCCGGGTTCGTCGGCAGCAATTTCATCATCGACTATCTGGCCTTGGGCCGGGATGAGCGCCTGCTCAACATCGACAAGCTGACCTACGCGGGTAACCCGCACAACCTCGACAGCGTGGCGAACGATCCACGCTATCTGTTTTCGCGCACCGACATCTGCGACGCCGAGACTATGGAGTCGCTCTTTGATCATCACAGGCCACGCGCCGTGGTGCATCTGGCCGCCGAAAGCCACGTCGACCGTTCCATCGCCAGTCCCACCGAATTTATCCGTACCAACGTGCACGGCACGCTCACGCTGCTGGAGGCGGCGCGCCGTCATTGGCAACGGCTTCAAGGAGAAGCGCGGGATTCATTTCGCTTCCTGCACGTTTCCACCGACGAGGTCTATGGCACACTCGGCCCGCAGGATGCTCCATTCAATGAAGCCACGCCATATGCCCCGAACAATCCGTATTCCGCATCCAAGGCGGCGTCTGACCATCTGGTGCGGGCCTTTCATCACACCTACGGCTTGCCGGTGCTGACCACGCATTGTTCGAACAACTATGGCCCCTATCATTTCCCTGAGAAGTTGATTCCGCTGGTGATTTCCAACGCGCTGGAGGGCAAGTTGCTGCCGCTGTACGGCGACGGCATGCAGGTTCGCGACTGGCTGTATGCTGGCGACCATTGCTCGGCCTTGCGTGAAGTGCTGGCCCGGGGCGTTCCCGGCGAAACCTACAATATTGGCGGATGGAACGAGCAATCCAACCTTGGCGTGGTCCACGCGCTATGCGACGCGCTCGATGAACTCAAGCCTAAATTTACGGGCAGCTATCGGGAGCAAATCGTCTTCGTGCAGGATCGTCCCGGCCACGATCGCCGGTATGCCATCGACGCGCGCAAGATAGAACGCGAGCTGGGCTGGCGCCCTGCCGAAGATTTTGCCGGCGGCATACGCAAAACCGTCGAATGGTACCTGGCCAACCCGCATTGGGCCGGGAAGGCCCTCGATGGCGGATGGTCCTGA